The Streptomyces sp. NBC_01244 genome contains a region encoding:
- a CDS encoding helix-turn-helix domain-containing protein, giving the protein MPDTHVAAPHAVDPTLVLLTVEEAARRLRVGRTTCFALIRTGALESVVIGGLRRVPVDAPAAYVARLRTAQRAA; this is encoded by the coding sequence ATGCCCGACACCCATGTCGCCGCGCCCCACGCGGTAGATCCAACGCTGGTGCTGCTCACTGTTGAGGAAGCAGCCCGCCGACTCCGGGTCGGCCGAACCACCTGCTTTGCCCTCATCCGCACCGGCGCACTGGAGTCCGTCGTGATCGGCGGACTCCGCAGGGTCCCGGTTGATGCGCCGGCCGCGTACGTAGCCCGTCTCCGCACCGCTCAACGCGCGGCATGA
- a CDS encoding YfjI family protein, with product MTTQPVESSELWAGFEALDAQQAATAPWEEPIPLTARRELPAFPTEVFPAWLGDFVRGVAEETQTSVDAAASLALAVLSTAAGGRAVVHVRGRWREPVNVFVVMALPPGSRKSAVFALMTNPLYRCEALLAAASAGAIIEAELTAKLAKEVADNAAMKAARAEVDKRDQLVAEAIGLAQVAESIVVPTKPRLLADDATPEVIASLLAEQGGRLSVMSAEGGIFDIIAGRYSGTPNMEVFLKGQAGDRLRVDRRGREEFIEAPALTMGQTVQPSVLEDISRIKGAGDRGLLGRFLYSLPEDLVGYREVLPEPLSEDVADAYEERVTALTMALAGWTDPAVLQLTPEANEALAAYERRQEPRLRKRGGDLGHIRNWAAKLGGATCRLAGLLHLSAHTDNGHTQPITADTMRNAVKLSDYFTSHALAVFDLMGADHTASRAHTVLELLRTQKWSEVSKRDLMVKLSRSEFPTVADLDPVLDLLEDHGYVRCQPAQRTGGRGRPPSPRYLIHPQLSEPTL from the coding sequence ATGACCACACAGCCGGTGGAGAGCTCGGAACTGTGGGCGGGCTTCGAAGCTCTGGACGCCCAGCAGGCAGCTACCGCGCCGTGGGAGGAGCCGATCCCGCTCACCGCCCGCCGTGAGCTGCCGGCGTTCCCCACCGAGGTCTTCCCGGCATGGCTCGGAGACTTCGTGCGTGGCGTGGCAGAGGAGACGCAGACGTCCGTGGACGCGGCCGCCTCCCTTGCCCTGGCGGTCCTGTCCACGGCCGCCGGGGGCCGCGCTGTGGTTCACGTCCGAGGTCGGTGGCGCGAGCCCGTCAACGTGTTCGTCGTCATGGCCCTGCCCCCGGGTAGCCGGAAATCGGCGGTGTTCGCCCTGATGACCAACCCGCTCTACAGGTGCGAGGCACTGCTGGCAGCCGCATCGGCCGGAGCGATCATCGAAGCCGAGCTCACGGCGAAACTCGCCAAGGAAGTCGCGGACAACGCGGCTATGAAGGCAGCCCGCGCGGAGGTAGACAAGCGCGACCAGCTCGTAGCCGAAGCCATCGGCCTCGCGCAGGTCGCGGAGTCCATCGTCGTGCCCACCAAGCCCCGGCTCCTGGCCGACGACGCCACCCCCGAGGTCATCGCCTCGCTCCTGGCCGAACAGGGCGGCAGGCTCTCCGTCATGTCCGCCGAGGGCGGCATCTTCGACATCATCGCCGGCCGCTACTCGGGCACACCCAACATGGAAGTCTTCCTCAAAGGACAGGCAGGCGACCGGCTGCGCGTCGACCGCCGGGGGCGCGAAGAGTTCATCGAAGCCCCCGCCCTCACCATGGGACAGACGGTGCAGCCCTCGGTTCTGGAAGACATCAGCCGCATCAAGGGAGCAGGAGACAGGGGGCTTCTGGGCCGGTTCCTGTACTCCCTGCCCGAAGACCTCGTGGGCTACCGGGAAGTGCTCCCCGAGCCCCTTTCCGAGGACGTCGCCGACGCCTACGAGGAGCGCGTCACCGCGTTGACGATGGCCCTCGCAGGCTGGACCGACCCGGCAGTACTCCAGCTCACCCCCGAGGCGAACGAAGCGCTGGCCGCCTACGAGCGGCGACAGGAACCGCGACTGCGCAAGCGCGGCGGAGACCTCGGCCACATCAGGAACTGGGCCGCGAAACTGGGCGGTGCGACCTGCCGCCTCGCAGGGCTGCTGCACCTGTCCGCCCACACCGACAACGGGCACACCCAGCCCATCACCGCCGACACCATGCGCAACGCGGTCAAACTCTCGGACTACTTCACCAGCCACGCCCTCGCCGTCTTCGACCTCATGGGCGCCGACCACACCGCCTCCCGCGCTCACACCGTGCTGGAGCTGCTGCGCACCCAGAAGTGGAGCGAGGTCAGCAAGCGCGACCTCATGGTCAAGCTCTCCCGCTCCGAGTTCCCCACCGTCGCCGATCTGGACCCCGTGCTGGACCTGTTGGAAGACCACGGGTACGTCCGGTGCCAGCCCGCCCAGCGCACCGGCGGGCGCGGCCGGCCGCCGTCCCCGCGCTACCTCATCCACCCCCAGCTGAGCGAACCCACCCTCTGA
- a CDS encoding bifunctional DNA primase/polymerase, whose amino-acid sequence MNAHLLNAGLAAAERGWPVFPLRPGDKRPAGHPERNCPRSGRCTDGHRTPEQRATLDPEQITACWQAAPYNVGIATGPAGLLVVDLDIPKDEDGPAPVEWAGATDGLDVFAMLCERAGERLPTETFTVRTRRGGQHLYFTAPAEKQLRGSAGRLGWKVDTRAWGGYVVAAGSAVGTGSYEIIHDAPPAALPTWLGDLLTTPPAPAPVPVAVLRSRIGKADRYATAALNGEVAKVAAAVTGAQNTTLYNAAYALGRLIAAGTLTEDEVTDALTAAAPEGLAPSRVAASIRDGIHRSARNTLGGAA is encoded by the coding sequence ATGAACGCCCACCTGTTGAACGCCGGGCTCGCCGCCGCTGAGCGCGGCTGGCCCGTCTTCCCGCTCCGCCCCGGGGACAAGCGGCCCGCCGGACACCCCGAACGCAACTGCCCCCGCAGCGGCCGCTGCACGGACGGCCACCGAACCCCCGAACAGCGCGCCACCCTCGACCCCGAGCAGATCACCGCGTGCTGGCAGGCAGCCCCGTACAACGTCGGCATCGCCACCGGCCCCGCCGGACTTCTGGTCGTGGACCTCGACATCCCCAAAGACGAGGACGGACCCGCGCCCGTGGAATGGGCGGGGGCAACCGATGGCCTGGACGTGTTTGCCATGCTCTGCGAGCGCGCCGGTGAACGGCTGCCGACCGAGACGTTCACGGTCCGCACCCGCCGTGGCGGACAGCACCTGTACTTCACCGCCCCCGCCGAAAAGCAGCTGCGTGGCAGCGCAGGGCGCCTGGGGTGGAAGGTCGACACGCGAGCCTGGGGCGGGTACGTGGTCGCGGCCGGCAGCGCGGTCGGTACGGGCTCGTACGAGATCATTCACGACGCGCCCCCGGCTGCTCTCCCCACGTGGCTCGGTGACCTCCTCACCACACCGCCCGCACCTGCCCCGGTCCCCGTAGCCGTTCTCCGATCCCGGATCGGGAAGGCGGACCGGTACGCGACGGCCGCTCTGAACGGCGAGGTCGCCAAGGTCGCGGCTGCTGTCACTGGCGCCCAGAACACGACGCTCTACAACGCCGCGTACGCCCTCGGCAGGCTCATCGCCGCCGGGACCCTCACCGAGGACGAGGTGACCGACGCGCTCACCGCCGCCGCGCCGGAGGGGCTCGCTCCTTCCCGCGTCGCGGCGAGCATCCGAGACGGCATCCACCGCAGCGCCCGCAACACCCTGGGAGGGGCCGCATGA
- a CDS encoding class I SAM-dependent methyltransferase — protein MTQPTPIRRSRLRVLDAYSCIGGAARGYQYLGWHVTGVDINPQPDYCGDAFHQGDAVEFIREHGHEFDFIHASPPCQGEGAPTKGTNAARNARTGRRHPRLIAPTRAALDAVGRPYVIENVAGSEVRKDLRLCGEQFGLAVLMHRYFELGNWTTAPPAHPAHRGRVRGWRHGEYFDGPYVAAYGKGGGKATADEIREAKGIDWSHDHLALREALPPAYTRWIATAFLTRSEEAAA, from the coding sequence ATGACGCAACCCACCCCGATCAGGCGATCCCGCCTGCGGGTGCTTGACGCCTACTCGTGCATCGGCGGGGCCGCTCGCGGTTACCAGTACCTCGGCTGGCACGTCACCGGAGTGGACATCAATCCGCAGCCCGACTACTGCGGTGATGCCTTCCACCAGGGAGACGCCGTCGAGTTCATCCGCGAGCACGGTCACGAATTCGACTTCATCCACGCCTCCCCTCCCTGCCAGGGGGAGGGAGCGCCAACCAAGGGCACGAACGCCGCACGCAACGCCCGCACCGGCCGCAGGCACCCGAGGCTCATCGCCCCCACCCGGGCCGCCCTCGACGCGGTGGGACGGCCGTATGTGATCGAGAACGTGGCCGGCTCCGAGGTCCGCAAAGACTTGCGGCTGTGCGGTGAACAGTTCGGGCTGGCCGTGCTGATGCACCGCTACTTCGAACTCGGCAACTGGACCACCGCGCCGCCGGCCCACCCCGCACACCGGGGCAGGGTTCGCGGCTGGCGGCACGGCGAGTACTTCGACGGCCCCTACGTCGCTGCCTACGGCAAGGGAGGCGGCAAGGCCACCGCCGACGAGATCCGCGAAGCCAAGGGCATCGACTGGTCCCACGACCACCTCGCCCTGCGCGAGGCCCTGCCGCCCGCCTATACCCGCTGGATCGCCACCGCGTTCCTGACCCGCAGCGAGGAGGCAGCAGCATGA